Below is a genomic region from uncultured Campylobacter sp..
GCCTCGATGGTCGGATCGTAGGTCAGCACGCCGCCCTTGCCGTCGTAATGCTTTTGATTGAGTAAAATTTTAAAATTTGCGTTTCCCGTCGCGACGTATTTGGTAGGCTGGCGCTTGGCGTCGAAGTAGATCGTCACTTTGTCGGAATTTAGCGTATCGTAAGCGCCCTTTTTGATGCGAACGTTACCCGTCAGCACGCTGATCTGTTTGATCTCGTCGGCGAAAAAATTATCCGCCGTGACCTCGACCTGCTCCTGCGCGGCGCTAAGAGCTGACGCGCTAAAGCCCGTAATTAGCGCAGCTGAAAGTATTAGTTTGTGGAGTTTTGATCTTTTATTAAATACCATGCGTGGATTCCTTTTGAGTTTGTTTGTTTGGTTTTAGTATCGTAGCTGATGCTTGCGCCCGTAATGTGGTCGCCGCCTTGGCGCAGCACGTACGGCACGTCGGAGCGGACGATCTTGCTGCTCGTATCGTAGATGATCTCTTGCGCCGTGTAATCAAAGCCTCTGCTATTTACGTAGTGCGCATCGCCGTTAAATTTTATCAGCTCGCCTGCGCGCGTCGCGGTTTTTGAAACCAAAGTGTGATTTAGATCCGAAGTGGTCTCCTCGGCTTTAAAATTTACAAACTCGTCGCGATCCTTATAGCGAGTGCCGCCGTCCGCGGTAAATTTAGCATCCACGCGCTCGCCGATCTGATAATCGACGATCTTTTTCATCTCCATATTCGCAATGCTTAGATCCTGTCTAAACATATCGCTAAAATACGGCGTCTGCACGCTTAAAAACACCATCGCGACGCAAAAGATCGCAATCGCGACGTAGAAAATTTTTATCACCATCGCTCAGTCCTCTTTGATCTGCGCGAAATTTTACCCATCGCGCGCGCTTGCAAAATTACAGCCATTTGCTATTCCACTCTTCGCGCATGCCGTTTTTATCGACGAGTATTTCGATCATCTCGCGCACCGCGCCGCAGCCGCCGTTTTTGCTTAGCGCGACGTCCGCTTTTAGCGAGCTTAGCGCATCGGCGGGCTTGAAGCTGATCGCGACCGCATTTAAAAGCTTCGCATCATTTATATCATCGCCGATCGCAGCGGCCTCATCGAAGCTTAGGTTAAAATTTTTTAAAATTTGCTCCGCCCTTGAGAGCTTATCTTTTTCGCCTTGAAAGAGCGTATCGATCTTTAGCTCACGCGCGCGGTTTGCGACGATTTGTGAGCTTTTGCCGGTGATGATCGCGACCTTTAGCCCCAGCCGCTGCCACTCCTGGATGCCGAACCCGTCTTTTACATTAAATTTCTTCATCTCTTCGCCGCCGTTTGAATGATACAACCCGCCGTCGCTAAGGCAGCCGTCTACGTCTAAAAATATGATCTTTATCACTTCGTTTTCCGTTTTTTGAAATTTTGTGATTTTAACGAAATTTGGCTGAATTTTTGGCAAACGGCGCATAAATTTAAGCTGCGATCTTAGCCTTTAATCGGCACGTAGCCACTATTTTCGATGATACTTTGCCCCTGCGGCGAAAGGATCCAATCTATCAGCGTGCGGATATTTTCGTTTTTGTTATTTTCGTCGTAAACCGCGTAAATTTCGGCTACGAGCGGGTATTTGCGGCTAGCGATATTTTCTTTATTCGGATACGCGCCGTTTAGGCTAAGCATCTTCACGCCGCCGTTTCGCACGATCCCCTCGACGTAGTATCGAAACGAAAAGCCGATTGCACTGCCGAAAAAGCCCGTGATCTTGCGCTTAGGCTGCGTCTCGCCCATAAATTTTAAAAACGCGCTCTGGCTGCCGCTACCCGCGTTTCGCTGCACGGCATCTATTCGCATGCGCTCGCCGCCGAGCTGCGACCAGTCGCTATATTGCCCCGAATAAATTCCTCGCACCTGATCCAAGCTTAAGCTTGAAACTTTGTTATTTGCATTTACGATAAAGACGAACGCCTCCAGCCCGATCGGCACGAAGCGTAAGTTTGCGCCCTTTTCTCGCGCGTAATCAAGCTGCTGCTTTGAAGGGGCTGCGACGAAAATGAGATCCGCCTCGCCGTCGCTTATGGCCTTGTATGCGCCGCGAGTGTTGCTAAATTTAAGTCTGCTAGAATTCGTGAAATTTTGCCCGTCAAATTCCACGCTGTCCTTAGGATAGTTTGCCGCGACGAATGCCGAAAAGACGGGATACAAAGCCGCTGCTCCGTCGATTATCGGCAGATCGCCGCTAAGTTTTAAGCTAGAGCTAACCCGCACGATCTGCGAGCCCTGCTCAAACGGCAGAAATTTTATGCAGCTCGATCGATTTGGCCTGCATCTTGGCGCTGCTTTGATTTACGTATCGCTTCACGACGAGGCGGTAAAACGCAAAATCGAAAGCCGCTAAGATAAACACCAGAAAAATGGCGATAATTGCACGCTTCATCTTAGTTTCCGTTTGCGATATATGAGATGATCGAGCATTTGCTCTGCAGATACAGCGCCGCTGCGACTAGCGCACAAACGCTAATCGCCCAAGCCGTAAATATTACGGCGATCGTTTTTTGAAAAATTTCATCGCTCATTTTGTGCCTCACATATGCGAAAGAGCGCTGTTAAGCAGCCATAAAAAGCCCATTAAGGCGGCTGAAAAGATTATGAATAAAAACGCAGAGAGAATCAGGAGATTTCTAATCTTTCTGCGCTGCTCGGGCGCGCTTTTAGCGGATTTAATAAATTTTATTAAATACACGATGAGGAAAATAAACGAAATTATCGGCAGCGCGATCAAAACCGAGATCGAGATGAACAGATCCGGCAGCCACTCAAAATATACCAGCGGAGCGAAAGTACACAAAAACGCAACCGTCGAAATAATTAGAAATTTTTTATCTCTTTTATGGCGCTCCGGCTCGTCTTTTGATCTGATAAATTTAATCAAGCACGCGACAAGCCAAACAAAGCAGATCAAAAACAGCACATTTAAAATCTCCATAAGCGATCCGAAAATATTCATTTTTTACCTTTAAATTTTAATGTGCAAAGCAGCATTTTAGCGCGCCGATTAAATTTACGCGCCAGTCAAGCAAGAGCGTAAGCGCAAATACGCCTAGAGCAAGCGTCTTAATAAAGCGACGACCCTCGCCCGAGCAAAAGTGAAATTTTGCAAATTTCAAGCAGCGGCGAGAGTAAAATTTCAAACGCCGATAAAATTACAAAACCGCGAATTGCCAAATTTACTAAATTTAGCGCGCATTTACCGCTATAAAACGCCCTTCGTGCTAGGCACGCCGGCGCGCTCGTTAATACTTATCGCGCGACGAAATGCGACGGCAAACGCCTTAAACGAGGCTTCTGCGACGTGGTGTAGATTTTCGCCGCGAATTTGGTTTATATGTAGCGTGAAATTTGCATTGAAAGCCAAAGCGCGAAAAAATTCCTCCACGAGCTCGGCGTCGAATTCGCCGATCTTGCCGCGCTTTAGGCTCGGGCAATCAAATACCAAAAACGCGCGGTTGGAAAAATCAAGCGCCGCAGAAACTGCCGCCTCGTCCATCACGACGACGCTATCGCCGAAGCGCTCGATGTTTTGCGCGGGATAGATCGCCTCTTTTATCGCGCTTCCGAGCACGATGCCGCAGTCTTCGACGCTGTGGTGAAAATCGACCTGCAAATCGCCCTCGCAGCGCAAGCTCAGATCAATCCACGCGTGCTTGGCAAACGCGCTAAGCATATGATCGAAAAAGCCGATGTCCGTTTGTATCTGCGCCGAGCCACGCCCGTAAAGCTCCAGCTCCAGCTCGATTTTGGTCTCTTTCGTAGCCCTATTTTTGCTTATCATCGCGCAATCCTTAAAACTAATTTTGCTTGAAATCTATCTAAATTTCACTAAATTTCGGTTAAAATCTCAGCCAGCTTTTCGGAATTTACGCTACCGATCTGGCGCAGGCTCGCAATCTCGGCGCCCTCTTTAAAAAACAGAATCGTAGGCGGACCGAATACCTTAAAATGCGCTTTTATCGCCCTATTTTGCTCGCTATCTTCGCTAAGATCGATCTTTAAAAGGCTAAATTTATCAAGCGCGCCGGCAAGCGCAGGGTCTGCAAACGCCCGCTCGCTCTGCTCGCAATTTTTGCACCAGCTAGCCCAAAAATCGACTATCACGGGCTTTTTGGAATTTTCTATTTCGCCGCGCAGCTGCGCCAGATCGTGCACAAACGAAAAATGCGCGCCGCTTAAATTTTTAGCGCGAGAAATTTCGCTCGCTTGCAAGCTCTCGCCGCCGGGGCCGCCGCTGGAATATCTCGTGCTTTGCGGGATTAGATTACCAAGCGGTCTGGAAAAATCTTTCGCGCCGCTGGCAAAGCCCGCAAGCAGCAGCGCCGAATATAGCGCGATTACGAGAGCCAAAGCGCGCTTGATGCCGCCCGCGCCGCCGTCAAACAGCCCCAAAAATCCTGCGAAGATCGCGCCTAAAACCGCATAAATCAGCAGGCTTAAATTTTCGCCGATGAGCGTGCGCGAAATCCACACCGCCGTAAAAAGCAACAAAAAGCCGAAAATTTTAGGCACCGCCTCCATCCAAGCTCCAGGTCTAGGCAGTGCGCCGCCGAGCCCTACCACAAGCAGCAGCGCGCCGCTTCCGAGCCCCAGCGCAAAAAGAGCCGCCGCGCCCAGCAGAACGTCGCCGCTGCCCGCGATGTAAACGAGCGCGCCCGCAAGCGGAGCGGAGATGCACGGCGATACGACGAGCGCCGAGATAAGCCCCATCGAAAAAACTCCGATCAGACCGCCAGCATTTTCGCTTTTGCTATTTAAGAAGCTTTGAAAGCGTGCAGGCAGGCGGATCTCGTAAAATCCAAACATAGAAAACGCGAGCGCGGCGAATATGAGCGAGGTTAAAATCAGCGCGGGCGGAGTTTGCAGCAGGCCCTGTAAATTTTGCCCAAAAACCGCCACGAAAGCTCCTAAAATCGCATACGAACTCGCCATCCCAAAAATATACGCAAGGCTTACGGCGAGGCTTTTTTTTGCGCTCGGCTTCAAGGAAGTTTTCGCCACGATGATCGACGAGAGGATCGGGATGAGCGGATAGACGCAAGGACTTAGCGAGAGCAGCATGCCGTAGCCGAAAAACAGCGCGATCGCCGCAATGAAGCTCTTGCCGCTAAGTACGTTTAAAATTTTATCCTGTTCGGAGATGGAATTTGTGCCGCGTGGATTTTTGTGCGCGGAGGATTCATCGGAATTTACAGCAGCGTTTTCAGCCGAGCTTGCCGCGGAATTCCCCGCTGCGTGCGAGCTTACCAAGGAATTTGCCTCTGCGCCCGAAGCTGCGGCATTGCTTTTAAAATTTACAGCCCCGCCTTGTGCGCTGTCTGCGGCAGAAATCTGCGCGTAATTTACGCTGCTTCGGTATCTTTTCAGCTCGGAGTTTGAAATTTTGCTGATCTCATAGCCTTCCACTACGCGCTTGAAGCTAAAGCCGAACTGCTGCGGCTGGTAGCAAAAGCCCGATTTCGTGCAGCCCAAAAAATCGCCGTTAAGCACGAAATCATCGCCGTCTGCGGCATTTGCAAGTACGAGGCCTAAAGGCACGGCGATGCTAAATTTGCCCTCGTAAATTTTATAATCCTTGTATTCGGTCGCGGCGGGCAGATTTATTAAATTTGTCACCTCCGCGCCGTCAGTGAAAATTTTTATCTCGTTTTGATAGAGATAGACCCCGTCCGCGATATCAAAGCTTAGCGTTACGCTATCGCTTTGCGCCGTCGCGTTAAGCTTGAACGCATCGGAGGGTTTCAGGGGCTCGGCGCCTAAACCTAAAAGAAAAAACGCTGCCAAAATAAGTGATCTGATCAAATTTTATCCTTTGAAATTTTTTCCTACATTCTAACGTAATAAGTATGAATTTATAGTGTAATCTAAAGAACTTTTTTGTAAAATTCCTTAAAATTTTTAGGAGGCTATATGAGCAAAGAGATCAAAACCGAAACGGGCGAAATAGCGCTGAAAGAGATAGAATTTAAAAGTTCAAAGTACGAAAAAATCTCGTTCAAAGACTACGAGACGCTGCTTGAAAGATACCAGATCGAGCTTTTGAAGCTGCAAAAATTCGTAAAAGAAAAAGGCTTAAAAATTTTGATTTTGATGGAGGGGCGCGACGCGGCGGGCAAAGGCGGCACGATCAAGCGTTTAACCGAGCACCTAAACCCGCGCGGATGCCGCATCGTAGCGCTCGAAAAGCCGAGCAATGTCGAAAAGACGCAGTGGTATTTCCAGCGCTACGTCGCGCACCTACCCAGCGGCGGAGAGATCACGATATTCGACCGCAGCTGGTATAACCGCGCGATGGTCGAGCCGGTGATGGGCTTTTGCACTCATGCCGAGCATAAAGATTTCCTGCGCCAAGTGCCTAAATTTGAGGAGCTTTTGGTAAGTGCGGGGATAATTTTGTTTAAATTTTACTTCTCAGTCTCCAAAGAGGAGCAAAAAAGGCGCTTCGAATCGCGCCGCACCGACCCGTTGAAGCAGTATAAACTCTCGCCGGTGGATGCGAGATCGCAGGAGCTGTGGAATCAATACACGCTCGCAAAATACTCGATGCTGCTCGCTTCAAATACCGAGTTTGCACCGTGGACGATCCTTGATAGCAACGACAAAAAGATCGCACGACTAAACGCCTT
It encodes:
- a CDS encoding substrate-binding domain-containing protein, which translates into the protein MRVSSSLKLSGDLPIIDGAAALYPVFSAFVAANYPKDSVEFDGQNFTNSSRLKFSNTRGAYKAISDGEADLIFVAAPSKQQLDYAREKGANLRFVPIGLEAFVFIVNANNKVSSLSLDQVRGIYSGQYSDWSQLGGERMRIDAVQRNAGSGSQSAFLKFMGETQPKRKITGFFGSAIGFSFRYYVEGIVRNGGVKMLSLNGAYPNKENIASRKYPLVAEIYAVYDENNKNENIRTLIDWILSPQGQSIIENSGYVPIKG
- the ppk2 gene encoding polyphosphate kinase 2, which gives rise to MSKEIKTETGEIALKEIEFKSSKYEKISFKDYETLLERYQIELLKLQKFVKEKGLKILILMEGRDAAGKGGTIKRLTEHLNPRGCRIVALEKPSNVEKTQWYFQRYVAHLPSGGEITIFDRSWYNRAMVEPVMGFCTHAEHKDFLRQVPKFEELLVSAGIILFKFYFSVSKEEQKRRFESRRTDPLKQYKLSPVDARSQELWNQYTLAKYSMLLASNTEFAPWTILDSNDKKIARLNAFRCILSRIDYPEKIDAKELAVDPNLVRNGAREIVLMEDSQKSEAWRKLESPSRKNKKDKKKG
- the lptC gene encoding LPS export ABC transporter periplasmic protein LptC; amino-acid sequence: MVIKIFYVAIAIFCVAMVFLSVQTPYFSDMFRQDLSIANMEMKKIVDYQIGERVDAKFTADGGTRYKDRDEFVNFKAEETTSDLNHTLVSKTATRAGELIKFNGDAHYVNSRGFDYTAQEIIYDTSSKIVRSDVPYVLRQGGDHITGASISYDTKTKQTNSKGIHAWYLIKDQNSTN
- the dsbD gene encoding protein-disulfide reductase DsbD; the protein is MIRSLILAAFFLLGLGAEPLKPSDAFKLNATAQSDSVTLSFDIADGVYLYQNEIKIFTDGAEVTNLINLPAATEYKDYKIYEGKFSIAVPLGLVLANAADGDDFVLNGDFLGCTKSGFCYQPQQFGFSFKRVVEGYEISKISNSELKRYRSSVNYAQISAADSAQGGAVNFKSNAAASGAEANSLVSSHAAGNSAASSAENAAVNSDESSAHKNPRGTNSISEQDKILNVLSGKSFIAAIALFFGYGMLLSLSPCVYPLIPILSSIIVAKTSLKPSAKKSLAVSLAYIFGMASSYAILGAFVAVFGQNLQGLLQTPPALILTSLIFAALAFSMFGFYEIRLPARFQSFLNSKSENAGGLIGVFSMGLISALVVSPCISAPLAGALVYIAGSGDVLLGAAALFALGLGSGALLLVVGLGGALPRPGAWMEAVPKIFGFLLLFTAVWISRTLIGENLSLLIYAVLGAIFAGFLGLFDGGAGGIKRALALVIALYSALLLAGFASGAKDFSRPLGNLIPQSTRYSSGGPGGESLQASEISRAKNLSGAHFSFVHDLAQLRGEIENSKKPVIVDFWASWCKNCEQSERAFADPALAGALDKFSLLKIDLSEDSEQNRAIKAHFKVFGPPTILFFKEGAEIASLRQIGSVNSEKLAEILTEI
- the lptA gene encoding lipopolysaccharide transport periplasmic protein LptA; this encodes MVFNKRSKLHKLILSAALITGFSASALSAAQEQVEVTADNFFADEIKQISVLTGNVRIKKGAYDTLNSDKVTIYFDAKRQPTKYVATGNANFKILLNQKHYDGKGGVLTYDPTIEAYTLENNAYLHEAETKKEVYGDKIIVNRQKGTYEVKSGGGEKKPVRLIFQVEDQNK
- a CDS encoding HAD-IIIA family hydrolase, which codes for MIKIIFLDVDGCLSDGGLYHSNGGEEMKKFNVKDGFGIQEWQRLGLKVAIITGKSSQIVANRARELKIDTLFQGEKDKLSRAEQILKNFNLSFDEAAAIGDDINDAKLLNAVAISFKPADALSSLKADVALSKNGGCGAVREMIEILVDKNGMREEWNSKWL
- the hisB gene encoding imidazoleglycerol-phosphate dehydratase HisB, with translation MISKNRATKETKIELELELYGRGSAQIQTDIGFFDHMLSAFAKHAWIDLSLRCEGDLQVDFHHSVEDCGIVLGSAIKEAIYPAQNIERFGDSVVVMDEAAVSAALDFSNRAFLVFDCPSLKRGKIGEFDAELVEEFFRALAFNANFTLHINQIRGENLHHVAEASFKAFAVAFRRAISINERAGVPSTKGVL